Part of the Pseudodesulfovibrio mercurii genome is shown below.
CGCAGGAACCACGGGTCGATCTTGGTGGCCTCGTGGACCTCCTCCTCGGACATGCCGCACAACAGCGCGTTGCGCAGGGCGTAGATGCGCTGGGAGTTGGGGCGGCGCAGGAGCTTCAGGATCTCGTTCTTGTCGAAATCGCAGGTGTCGAACCGCTTGCCCAGGCCGGGGTGGCCGGTCTCGAGCGAACGCAACCCCTTCTGCAGGGCCTCCTTGAAGGTCCGGCCGATTGCCATGGTCTCGCCCACGGACTTCATGGCCGTGGTCAGGTAGTCCTCGGTGCCGGGGAACTTCTCGAAGGTGAAGCGGGGTATCTTGACCACGCAGTAGTCGATGGCCGGCTCGAAGGAGGCCATGGTCTCGCGGGTGATGTCGTTGGGAATCTCGTCCAGCGTGTAGCCCACGGCCAGCTTGGCCGCGATCTTGGCGATGGGAAAGCCGGTGGCCTTGGAGGCGAGCGCGGACGAACGGGACACGCGCGGGTTCATCTCGATGATGATCAGCTCGCCGTCCTCGGGGTTGACCGCGAACTGGACGTTGGACCCGCCGGTCTCCACGCCGATCTCGCGCATGACCGCCAGGGACGCGTCCCTGAGCCGCTGGTACTCGTCGTCGGTCAGGGTCTGGGCCGGGGCCACGGTGACCGAGTCGCCGGTGTGCACGCCCATGGGGTCCAGGTTCTCGATGGAGCAGATGATCACGCAGTTGTCCTTCTTGTCCCGCATGACCTCCAGCTCGTACTCCTTCCAGCCGAGGATGGAGCGCTCGAGCATGATCTCGTGCTTCATGGACAGGGCCAGGCCGTTGGCGCAGATCTGCTCCAGCTCCTCCATGTTGTAGGCCACGCCGCCGCCAGAGCCGCCCAGGGTGTAGGCGGGCCGGACGATGATCGGGAACGGGATCTTCTCGCCCCACTCGCGCACGTCGTCCATGTTGTGGCAGATGCCGCTCTCGGGCATGTGCAGGCCGATGTTGCGCATGGCCTCGCGGAATTCCTCACGGGATTCCGCCTTGTTGATGACGTCGATGTTGGCACCGATCAGCTCCACGCCGAACTTGTCGAGCACGCCCATGTCGGCCACGGCCAAAGCCGTGTTCAGACCGGTCTGCCCCCCCAAAGTCGGCAAAAGAGCGTCGGGACGCTCTTTTTCGATGATTCGGGCAACGGTTTCGGGTTCTATGGGCTCGATGTAGGTGGCATCGGCCAACTCCGGATCCGTCATGATGGATGCCGGGTTGGAGTTGACCAGGACCACCTCGTACCCCTCCTCCTTAAGCGCCTTGAGGGCCTGGGTGCCGGAGTAGTCGAACTCGCAGGCCTGGCCGATGACAATGGGGCCGGACCCGATCAACATGATCTTCTTGATATCTGTGCGTTTGGGCATTCTGCTCGAAGTAGTTGAAGTTACGGCGGTATTCGGAAGGGGCGTGTACGCCTCCCCTCCCCGCCCGGCTCGGCACCGCCGCCGCCCGCCGGACAAGCAATCTTTATTATAAGGTTATCCCCCGAAAGGCAATGCTTATGTACCGCCGGGCCCGGCTTCCGGGGCATATGCCTTCCTCGGAGGGAATGGCCCTCTCCCGGACCATAATCATTCGACGCCGGATGTCGAGCAACAGCCGAAAGATCGCAGTTTCCCGTTGACAGGGACGAAGTTGATACTTACTCTCAACTTCAACGCTAACCTTGAGGGAAAGTTCAGCGATGCAAAAGCCTTTGACCGAATTTCCGACTGGATCAGTAGTACGTATTTCCGGTATAGACGGCGGCCGTCAGGCGCGGGCGCGGATGCTGGCCATGGGCATGACGCCGGGATGCCCGGTGACCGTTCTGACGGGCGGCCCCAACGGGTGCCGGGTGCGCGTGCGCGGCTCGGACGTGGTGCTGTGCTGCGGCCTGGCCGGCAAGATCCTGGCCGTGCCCGACGAGTCCGACGAGGGTCCCCGTTGCACCTGCTGCCCCGGCCCGCGCGCCAGGGCCTCCTAGCCCTCCCCTCCCCCGACGATCCTTCGAGGCCGCCCCCTTCGGGCGGCCTTTTTTCGGCCCGCGCCGACCAGCCATTATACTTGTTCGCCGCCGTCCGGCGGTGCTAGTCTTGCGGAAACATCCGGAGGTTTACTCATGTCCGATCCGATCAAAATCGGCATCAGCGCCTGCCTGGCCGGGCAGAAGGTCCGCTACGACGGCCTGGCCGCCCGCGCGGAGCACCTGAACGGCGTTCTGGCGGACCACCTGGAATTCCACCCTGTCTGCCCGGAGGTCGCCTGCGGCATGGGCATCCCCAGGGAAGCGGTGCGGCTGGTCGGTTCCCCGGAGAACCCCCGGCTCAAGGGCAACAGGACCGGCCGCGACTGGACCGACGCCATGCGCGAATGGGCCGAGGGGTTCCTGCCCGAGATGGAAAAGGCCGGGCTGTGCGGATTCATCTTCAAGGCCAAGTCGCCGTCGAGCGGAATCGGCCGGGTCAAGGTCTACCCCGAATCCGGCGGCCAACCCATAAGCCGTGCGGGCGTCGGGCTGTTCGCGTCCATGGTCATGGAGCGGTTCCCCCTGCTGCCCGTGGAGGACGACGGGCGTATGCACGACGTGGGGCTGCGGGCCAATTTCATCGAACGCGTCTTCACCGAACACCGCTGGCGCCGGTTCCTGGACCAGGGGCCGACCCTGGGCGGGCTCATCCGATTCCACTCCCGGCACAAGATGCTTATCCGCGCCCACGACGTCACCGGCTATCGCGAACTGGGCAAGCTGGTGGCCCAGGGCAAGGGAATGGACCTGAACGTCCTGCTCACCCGCTATCACGAACGGCTGGCCCGGACCATGGCGCGCATGCCCACGGTGCGCAAGAACGTGGACGTGCTCATGCACATCCTGGGCTACTTCAAGAAGCTGCTGTCCCCCGACGAGAAACAGGAGTGCCTGGAGATCATCGAAAACTACCGCAAGGAACTGGTCCCGCTCATCGTGCCGGTCACCCTGTTCAACCACTACGTGCGCAAGTACGACCTCCCCTATCTCCGGGAGCAGTACTATCTCAACCCGCACCCCCTGGACCTCAAACTGCGCAACCATGCCTGAATGCAGAAAGCCCCCGCGACCTCGGTCGCGGGGGCTTTCTTTCCAACGAAATATCGCGGCCTAGGAAAAGGCCGAGTGTTCGGGCTCCAGGCACAGGCGCACGCCCTTGACGTCGCCGCCGCCGGCCAGCCAGGCCCGCAGCATCTCCCGGTTGCGGAAGACCACCGGATGCGGGCAGCCGTAACCGGCCTGATCCAGCAACCCGGCCGCCTGGTCGGGATAGTGCTTGGCCGCCGACAGGCAGGCCAACAGATTCAGGCACAGCTCGTTCAGGGGGAAGCGCAGGGTCATGGCCTTGCCCAGGGGCAGCATCACGTCGGACAGCCGCCCGGCCCGGAAATAGGCCACGGCCAGATCGAACTGGGCCGAATGCAGCCCCGCCAGCCGCTGGGCGATGTCCTCGCGCTCGGCCACGGTGTAGCTGATCCGCTCGGCCGCATAGGACGTGCCGTCCAGGTTGCGGATGCGCACGTCGAAGCCGAACCGCCGGGCCCAGAACAGCCCCTCCACGGCCTCGTCCGGATCGAGCCGCATGTCCACCCGCTGGCAGCCCGCCAGCCGCATGGCCTTGAACAGCCCGTCCGTGGGCACCGTGTCCAGCCGGGCGCTCCACAACACGTTCAGATCGCGCACGCGCATGTCCAGACACATGTCCACCACCCGCCCGTGGTCCGTGAACATGGCCGGGTCCTCGAAGGCCAGGGCGCGCAATCCCCGCTCGGCCACCACGCGCTCCACCTCGTCCAGATTCCAGCTCCGGTCGAAGCGGACCACGCCGTGCGCAAAGGGAGTGTCCCGTTCCTCGCCCCACTCGGGCATTATGGTTCGCAATTCGACGCGCATACGCTCCCTCGGCCGTCCGTTTTTTGACGCTTCGGACGCTCCTACCGGCGACTTTGCAAACACTTTGCCAAGTGAAGATGCCTCCGGCGGCCGGGGGAAGGGGAGAGGGGAACCCTTTGAAAAGGGTTTCCCCTCTCCCCTTCCCCCGGACCCCCATCCCCTTTTCCTTCCTAAACTTTTTGGCGCCGCTTCGCGGGGTATTCGTGGTGCGCGGCGTTCGGAAGCCTGACGACGTGCGCCATTTTTACAAAAAAAGGACACGCTTGACCGCGCTCGCACGTTCTCCGCGAAGCGGCGATAAAAAGTTCTGGAGGGCTTGGAAGAGGTTCCCCCTCTGGACTCCCAGGTTCCCCCTCTGGCCGATCGCTGTTGTCCTCATCCGTAGGGCTCGAAGACTCGCCAACGGCTGGAGGCCCGGAGGCATCCTCAACAAAAAAGGCCCCGCTCTGCGGGGCCTTTTCGTTGACATATGTCTGTCCGGGGCTAGCTGACCTTGCTGCCGGGGGGGACGGCTCCGGTGGGGGTGAGGAGTTCCATGCCGTTGTCGGTCTTGACGGCCAGGACCATGCCCTGGGAGAGCTGCTTGCGCAGCTTGCGGGGCTTGAGGTTGGCAACCACGACCACCTGGCGGCCGACGAGGTCGTCGGGCTGGAAATAATCGGCGAGGCCCGCCACCACCTGACGCGGCTCCTTGTCGCCGGTATCGACCTTGACGAGAAGCAGGCGGTCCGCCTCCGGGTGCTTGTCCGCTTCCAGGACCGTGCCCACGCGCAGATCGAGCTTCTGGAAGTCCTCGAAGTCGATCTCGGGCACGGGCTCGGCGGTCTTGTCGTCCTTTTTGGCGGCCTTCTTGTCCTTCTTGGCGGATTTTGCCTCGGCCTTTGTCTCGGCCTTTTCTTCGGGCAGATCCACACGGGGAAAGAGATTGGAGGTCTCGGCCACCATGGCGTCGGACTCGAGCAGCCCCCAGACGTCCAGTTCCTTGGGCAGGTTGATCTTTTCCGGGTCAAAGGTGATGCCCAGCTGTTCGAGCATCCTCTCGGACGCCTCGGGCATGACCGGCCAGAGGTGCACGGCAATTTTGCGCATGTTCTCGAGGAGCACGTAGATGACCGTGGACAGCCGCCCGGTGTTCTTTTCCTTGAACAGGGCCCAGGGCGCGGTCTCGTCGATGTACTTGTTCAGGCCGCGAACCAGCTCCCACAGCCCTTCGAGGGCGCGGGAGAACTTCAGGTCGGTGAAGAAGTCCTGGAAGGACTGCATGGCGTCCTGACCGATCTTCTTGATCTCCGCATCGACCACGTCCTCCACGTCTGGCCGGGGAATCTTGCCCCCGAAATACTTGTGGGTCATGGACAGGGTGCGGTTGAACAGGTTGCCCAGATCGTTGGCCAGGTCCGCGTTGAGACGGCCGACCAGGGCCTTTTCGGAAAAGCTGGAGTCCTGGCCGAAGGACATCTCGCGCAGCAGGAAATAGCGGAATGCGTCCAGGCCGTAGGCGTCCTTCATGGCCAGAGGCTCGACCACGTTGCCGATGGACTTGGACATCTTGGTGTCCTCCACCAGCCAGTAGCCGTGCACGTTGAGGTGCTGGTACGGCTCGATGCCGGCGGCCTTGAGCATGGTCGGCCAGAAGATGGCGTGGGGCTTGAGAATGTCCTTGGCCACCATGTGGTTGGCTGCGGGCCAGAATTTCTTGAACTTCTCGCCGTCGGGCCAGCCCAGGGCGGCCACGTAGTTGATCAGCGCGTCGAACCAGACGTAGGTCACGTAGTCGGCGTCGAACGGCAGCTCGATGCCCCAGGTCAGACGGGACTTGGGCCGGGAGATACACAGGTCCTCGAGCTCGCCGGACTCCAGCAGGGAGACGACCTCGTTGCGATAGCGCTCGGGACGGATGAAGTCGGGGTGCTTGTTGATGTGGTCTAGGAGCCAGTCGCGGTATTTGGACATCTTGAAGAAGTAGTTCTTCTCGGCGATGTACTCGGGCTTGGTCAGGTGATCCGGGCACAGCCCGTCCACCAGCTCCTTCTCGGTGTAGAACCGCTCGCAGCCGAAGCAGTAGTGGCCGCCGTACTCGCCGAAGTAGATGTCGCCCGCGTCGTAAACCTTCTGCAGGATCTGCTGGACGACCGCCTTGTGCCGGGGCTCGGTGGTGCGGATGAAGTCGTTGTTGGAGATGTTCATGTTCGGCCAGAGGTCGCGGAAGAGCTTGCTGATGACGTCAACATACTCCTGGGGCGTCTGGCCGTTGCTTTCCGCGGCCTGCACGATCTTGTCGCCGTGTTCGTCGGTGCCGGTCAGAAAATAGGTCTCCTCGCCCATGAGCTTATGGAAGCGATTCAGCGAATCGGCCACCGTGGTGGTGTACGCATGGCCCAGATGGGGTTTGGCGTTCACGTAATAAATGGGCGTGGTGATGTAAAAGCGTTGCAATTCGGATTCTCCTTGTCGTGACGAAAGCGGCCGCCCGGGCGGGCGTTACTTTTTGGGAGGCCTGCGTCGGCGGCGTCTGGGCCTGCGGGCGCGTTTGGACTGGGCGTCGGCCTCGTCCCCGTCTTCGGGGGCGGCGGCGGCCTGTTCGGGCCGGGCGGCGGGAGCGTCCTTGCGCGGACGGCGCTTGCGTTCCTCCCGGACCGGTCCGGGCTCTTCGGCGGGGGACGGGTCTTCCAACTCGGACAGATCGGGCTCCGGGGCCAGGATGTCGGGCCGCACGGGACGGCGTCCGCCCCTGCGCGCCTTGGGACCGGCGGCCCGGGCCTTGGCTTCCGCCTTGGCCTCGTCGCTGGGCGGCTTGTTAACTATTTCATTCCATTCGTCAATGGAAACTTCCTGCTCTTCGAAGTTCTCGTCAAGCAGGGAAAGGGATTTCTTGAAGAAATTGGAGCGCAGGACCTTCATCTGCCCGAGCGAGGTCGGGTACTTCTTGCCCACGCGCGGGCACATGCGGTGGAACTCCTCGTAGCCCTGCTGCTCGAAGCTCAGGCAGCAGAGCAGCCGCCCGCAGATGCCGGAAATCTTGGTGGGATTGAGGAACAGGTTCTGCTCCTTGGCCATCTTGATGGTCACGGGCACGAACTTGCGCATGAACCGGCGGCAGCAGCACATCTGGCCGCAGTTGCCGATGGCCCCGAGCATCTGGGTCTCGTGGCGCACGCCGATCTGCCGTAGTTCGATGCGGGTGCGGTACTCCTTGACCAGGTCCTTGATCAGCTCGCGGAAGTCGATGCGGCCTGGGGCGGTGAAGTAGAAGACCATCTTGGAACGGTCGAAAAAGACCTCCACGTCCACCAGCTTCATGCCCAGCTTGTGGGTGTTGATGCAGGTCCGGCAGAACCGGAAGGCGTCCCTGGAGAGGACCGCGTTCTCGGCCACGGCCTCCATGTCCTTGTCGTTGGCCAGCCGGTAGATGGCCTTGTGCCCCTCGGGGTCATCGTCGTCCATCTCCTTGGGGGCCTGGCGGATCAGGATG
Proteins encoded:
- a CDS encoding FeoA family protein translates to MQKPLTEFPTGSVVRISGIDGGRQARARMLAMGMTPGCPVTVLTGGPNGCRVRVRGSDVVLCCGLAGKILAVPDESDEGPRCTCCPGPRARAS
- a CDS encoding YbgA family protein; translated protein: MSDPIKIGISACLAGQKVRYDGLAARAEHLNGVLADHLEFHPVCPEVACGMGIPREAVRLVGSPENPRLKGNRTGRDWTDAMREWAEGFLPEMEKAGLCGFIFKAKSPSSGIGRVKVYPESGGQPISRAGVGLFASMVMERFPLLPVEDDGRMHDVGLRANFIERVFTEHRWRRFLDQGPTLGGLIRFHSRHKMLIRAHDVTGYRELGKLVAQGKGMDLNVLLTRYHERLARTMARMPTVRKNVDVLMHILGYFKKLLSPDEKQECLEIIENYRKELVPLIVPVTLFNHYVRKYDLPYLREQYYLNPHPLDLKLRNHA
- the metG gene encoding methionine--tRNA ligase, which codes for MQRFYITTPIYYVNAKPHLGHAYTTTVADSLNRFHKLMGEETYFLTGTDEHGDKIVQAAESNGQTPQEYVDVISKLFRDLWPNMNISNNDFIRTTEPRHKAVVQQILQKVYDAGDIYFGEYGGHYCFGCERFYTEKELVDGLCPDHLTKPEYIAEKNYFFKMSKYRDWLLDHINKHPDFIRPERYRNEVVSLLESGELEDLCISRPKSRLTWGIELPFDADYVTYVWFDALINYVAALGWPDGEKFKKFWPAANHMVAKDILKPHAIFWPTMLKAAGIEPYQHLNVHGYWLVEDTKMSKSIGNVVEPLAMKDAYGLDAFRYFLLREMSFGQDSSFSEKALVGRLNADLANDLGNLFNRTLSMTHKYFGGKIPRPDVEDVVDAEIKKIGQDAMQSFQDFFTDLKFSRALEGLWELVRGLNKYIDETAPWALFKEKNTGRLSTVIYVLLENMRKIAVHLWPVMPEASERMLEQLGITFDPEKINLPKELDVWGLLESDAMVAETSNLFPRVDLPEEKAETKAEAKSAKKDKKAAKKDDKTAEPVPEIDFEDFQKLDLRVGTVLEADKHPEADRLLLVKVDTGDKEPRQVVAGLADYFQPDDLVGRQVVVVANLKPRKLRKQLSQGMVLAVKTDNGMELLTPTGAVPPGSKVS
- a CDS encoding PSP1 domain-containing protein, with translation MSQILGVKFNDYGQVYYFGSGPFVVREGQHVIVKTDQGMGLGKVILIRQAPKEMDDDDPEGHKAIYRLANDKDMEAVAENAVLSRDAFRFCRTCINTHKLGMKLVDVEVFFDRSKMVFYFTAPGRIDFRELIKDLVKEYRTRIELRQIGVRHETQMLGAIGNCGQMCCCRRFMRKFVPVTIKMAKEQNLFLNPTKISGICGRLLCCLSFEQQGYEEFHRMCPRVGKKYPTSLGQMKVLRSNFFKKSLSLLDENFEEQEVSIDEWNEIVNKPPSDEAKAEAKARAAGPKARRGGRRPVRPDILAPEPDLSELEDPSPAEEPGPVREERKRRPRKDAPAARPEQAAAAPEDGDEADAQSKRARRPRRRRRRPPKK